In one Solanum lycopersicum chromosome 11, SLM_r2.1 genomic region, the following are encoded:
- the OFP29 gene encoding transcription repressor OFP13 — translation MGKKMNLGSWQWPSCTHSKTQSFRANHIFKTINSIFLDPSNTDHHHHGVVEIETTPESWFTNSSESASFSTESEETGEPLMELIIKGVRSERLFFEPNCTSSSILEHQDQSQSQSRDQDQSQSQSQEKLKEIEEDVDEELPFKESVALALESEDPYLDFKKSMEEMVDTHEIKDWESLQELLQWYLKMNGKNNHGFIIGAFVDLLIGFTPSNCDSITCYSSAASSFSSIEEKGE, via the coding sequence ATGGGCAAGAAAATGAATCTTGGTTCATGGCAATGGCCTTCTTGTACTCATTCCAAGACTCAATCTTTTAGAGCAAACCACATTTTCAAGACTATAAATTCCATCTTTTTAGACCCTTCAAACactgatcatcatcatcatggggttgttgaaattgaaaccaCACCAGAATCTTGGTTCACAAATTCTTCAGAATCAGCAAGTTTTTCCACAGAGTCTGAAGAAACAGGGGAACCATTAATGGAGTTAATCATTAAAGGGGTTCGCTCCGAAAGACTGTTCTTTGAGCCAAATTGTACTAGCTCATCAATCTTAGAACACCAGGATCAGAGTCAGAGTCAGAGTCGGGATCAGGATCAGAGTCAAAGTCAGAGTCAGGAGAAACtaaaagaaattgaagaagatgTTGATGAAGAATTGCCATTTAAGGAAAGTGTGGCATTGGCGTTGGAATCAGAGGATCCATATTTGGATTTTAAGAAATCAATGGAAGAAATGGTGGACACACATGAGATTAAAGATTGGGAATCTTTACAAGAATTATTACAATGGTATTTGAAGATGAATGGAAAAAATAATCATGGTTTTATTattggtgcttttgttgatttACTTATTGGATTTACACCTTCTAATTGTGATTCAATTACTTGTTATTCTTCTGctgcttcttctttttcttcaattgaGGAGAAGGGGGAATAG
- the LOC101261770 gene encoding eukaryotic peptide chain release factor subunit 1-3, with amino-acid sequence MADGQENDKNIEIWKMKKLIKALESARGNGTSMISLIIPPGDQISRITKMLAEEYGTASNIKSRVNRQSVLGAITSAQQRLKLYNKVPPNGLVLYTGTIMTEDGKEKKVTFDLTPFKPINASLYLCDNKFHTGPLGELLESDEKFGFIVMDGNGTLFGTLSGNTREILHKFTVDLPKKHGRGGQSALRFARLRMEKRHNYVRKTAELATQFFINPATSQPNVSGLILAGSADFKTELSQSDMFDPRLQAKILNVVDVSYGGENGFSQAIELSAEILSNVKFIQEKRLIGKFFEEISQDTGKYVFGVDDTIKALEMGAVETLVVWENLDINRYVLKNSVTNEIVIKHLNKDQEADQSNFKDSENSAELEVQDKMPLLEWFANEYKTFGCSLEFVTNRSQEGSQFCRGFGGIGGILRYQLDMRSFDEPSDEGEYFEDSD; translated from the coding sequence ATGGCAGATGGCCAAGAAAATGACAAGAATATTGAAATatggaaaatgaaaaagttaATCAAAGCCCTTGAATCTGCAAGAGGAAATGGTACCAGTATGATTTCTCTTATTATTCCTCCTGGTGATCAGATATCTAGGATTACCAAGATGTTGGCGGAAGAATATGGTACTGCATCAAATATTAAGAGCAGAGTGAATCGTCAGTCTGTCCTTGGTGCAATTACGTCTGCCCAGCAGAGGCTTAAACTGTATAATAAGGTACCTCCGAATGGTTTGGTCCTTTATACTGGAACTATAATGACTGAAGATGGGAAGGAAAAGAAGGTAACCTTTGACCTTACACCTTTTAAGCCCATTAATGCGTCTCTATACCTATGTGACAACAAGTTTCACACGGGACCTCTGGGTGAGCTTTTGGAATCAGATGAGAAGTTTGGTTTCATCGTCATGGATGGTAACGGTACTCTTTTTGGGACCTTAAGTGGCAACACTAGGGAAATCCTTCACAAATTTACTGTTGACCTTCCCAAGAAGCATGGAAGAGGAGGTCAATCAGCTCTGCGATTTGCTCGTCTTCGAATGGAGAAACGCCATAACTATGTGAGGAAGACAGCAGAGCTTGCTACTCAGTTCTTCATTAATCCAGCCACTAGTCAGCCAAATGTATCTGGACTAATACTTGCTGGGTCAGCTGATTTCAAGACGGAGCTGAGTCAGTCTGATATGTTTGATCCACGTCTTCAGGCAAAGATACTTAATGTGGTTGATGTGTCCTATGGTGGGGAAAATGGATTCAGTCAGGCCATCGAGCTATCTGCTGAGATTCTCTCGAATGTGAAGTTCATACAAGAGAAGCGCTTGATAGGAAAATTCTTTGAGGAGATCAGTCAAGATACTGGAAAGTATGTATTTGGTGTGGATGACACAATAAAAGCTCTGGAGATGGGAGCTGTTGAAACTCTTGTCGTTTGGGAAAATCTTGATATAAACCGTTATGTGCTGAAAAATAGTGTTACCAATGAGATTGTCATTAAGCACCTAAACAAGGACCAAGAGGCTGATCAAAGCAACTTCAAGGATTCTGAAAATTCAGCTGAATTGGAGGTCCAGGACAAAATGCCGCTATTGGAGTGGTTCGCCAATGAGTACAAAACCTTTGGTTGTTCACTTGAGTTTGTCACTAACAGGTCTCAAGAGGGGTCGCAGTTCTGCCGAGGATTTGGTGGCATTGGGGGCATCCTTCGTTACCAGCTTGACATGCGTTCGTTTGATGAGCCATCTGATGAAGGGGAATATTTTGAAGATTCTGATTAA